GGTCGCGGTCATCTCCAACGGCACGGCGATCCTGGGCCTCGGCAACCTCGGGCATATGGCGTCCAAGCCGGTGATGGAGGGCAAGTCGGTCCTGTTCAAACGCTTCGCCGACGTCGACAGCTTCGACGTCGAGGTGAAGACCACCGACCCGGAAGAGTTCATCACCGTCGTCAAGAACATCGGCGACACCTGGGGCGGCATCAATCTGGAGGACATCAAGTCCCCGGAATGCTTCGTGATCGAGAGCGAGCTTCAGGACCTGCTCGACATCCCGGTCTTCCATGACGACCAGCACGGCACGGCCATCATCTCGACCGCCGGCCTGATCAATGCCGCCCATATCGTCGGCAAGAAGCTGGAGGACCTGAAGGTGGTTCTGGCCGGCGCCGGCGCGGCCGGCCTGTCCTCGATCGGCCTGATGAAGGCCGCGGGCGTGAAGGCCGAGAACACCGTGATCGTCGACCGTGACGGCGTCGTCTACAAGAGCCGCCCCACCGGCATGGACCAGTGGAAGGCCGCCCATGCCACCGACACGCCGCACCGCACACTTGCTGAAGCCATGGTCGGCGCCGACGTCGTCCTGGGCCTGTCCGCCAAGGGCGCGATCACCAAGGAGATGGTGGCCTCCATGGCCCCCAATCCCATCATCTTCGCCATGGCCAATCCGGATCCGGAAATCACGCCCGAGGATGTGCTGTCGGTCCGCACCGACGCCATCATCGCGACTGGCCGGTCCGACTATGTGAACCAGGTCAACAACGTCCTGGCCTTCCCCTATCTGTTCCGGGGCGCGCTGGACGTGCGCGCCCGCCGGGTCAATCACGAGATGAAGGTCGCCTGCGCCCAGGCCATCGCCGCCCTGGCTCGTGAGGACGTGCCGGACGAGGTCGCCGCCGCCTATTCGGGCCGCAAGCTGAAGTTCGGCCCCGACTACATTATCCCGACACCGTTCGATCCGCGTCTGATCTGGTACATCCCGCCCTTCATCGCCCAGGCGGCGATGGATACGGGCGTGGCCCGGATCCAGATCGAGGACATGGACGCCTATCGCGCCAGTCTGCGCGAGCGCGTCGATCCGTCGGCGGCCCTGATGCAGAAGATCTCCTCGGCCGTCCGCGCGGCGCCTAACAAGCGGGTGGTCTTCGCCGAGGGCGAGGAGACGACCGTCATCCGCGCCGCCTGGGCCTTCAAACAGTCCGAACTGGGCACCCCGGTCCTGCTGGGCCGCGAGGACCTGATCCGCAAGAACGCCATCGAGGCCGGCCTCGACTTCGACGCTCTGGGCATCGAGATCGTCAACGCCCGCGTCAGCCACAAGAACGTCGAATACACCGACTGGCTCTACGCCAAGCTCCAGCGCCGCGGCTATCTGCGCCGCGACGTCCAGCGGATGATCAATCAGGACCGCAACTATTTCGCCGCCGCCATGGTCGCCCTGGGCGATGCCGACGCGGTGGTCTCGGGCACGACCCGGAACTTCAACATGGTCCTGCGCGAGGTGCGCCGGGTCATCGACGTCAAGGACCGACTGATCGGCCTGTCGATCGTTCTGGCCAAGGGCCGGACCCTGTTCGTCGCCGACACCTCGATCCACGAACTGCCCGACGCCCAGGAACTGGCCGAGATCGCCATCCAGGCGGCGTCGGCCGTGCGCAAGCTGGGCCGCACTCCGCGCGTCGCCTTCCTCAGCCATTCGACCTTCGGCGACCCGCCCGGCGAGCGTGGCGAGAAGGTGCGTGAGGCGATCCGCATCCTCGACGGCATGGACGTCGACTTCGAATATGAAGGCGAGATGCCGCCCGAGTTGGCGCTGG
The genomic region above belongs to Brevundimonas goettingensis and contains:
- a CDS encoding NADP-dependent malic enzyme, encoding MPDLTDKQTFSDQDALDFHKVPTPGKISMAPTKPMATQRDLSLAYSPGVAIPVLAIAKDADLAYDYTSKGNLVAVISNGTAILGLGNLGHMASKPVMEGKSVLFKRFADVDSFDVEVKTTDPEEFITVVKNIGDTWGGINLEDIKSPECFVIESELQDLLDIPVFHDDQHGTAIISTAGLINAAHIVGKKLEDLKVVLAGAGAAGLSSIGLMKAAGVKAENTVIVDRDGVVYKSRPTGMDQWKAAHATDTPHRTLAEAMVGADVVLGLSAKGAITKEMVASMAPNPIIFAMANPDPEITPEDVLSVRTDAIIATGRSDYVNQVNNVLAFPYLFRGALDVRARRVNHEMKVACAQAIAALAREDVPDEVAAAYSGRKLKFGPDYIIPTPFDPRLIWYIPPFIAQAAMDTGVARIQIEDMDAYRASLRERVDPSAALMQKISSAVRAAPNKRVVFAEGEETTVIRAAWAFKQSELGTPVLLGREDLIRKNAIEAGLDFDALGIEIVNARVSHKNVEYTDWLYAKLQRRGYLRRDVQRMINQDRNYFAAAMVALGDADAVVSGTTRNFNMVLREVRRVIDVKDRLIGLSIVLAKGRTLFVADTSIHELPDAQELAEIAIQAASAVRKLGRTPRVAFLSHSTFGDPPGERGEKVREAIRILDGMDVDFEYEGEMPPELALDPGARSNYPFMRLSADANVLVMPAIQSASISTRLVQSLGGATVIGPLLVGLEKSVQIVSLGASVSEIITAATFAAYEGGAPEL